In Ktedonobacteraceae bacterium, the DNA window GGACGGGTACGCGCGCATCTCAGGCCGTCCTGGGATTGTCTGTACCATCACAGGGCCAGGTGTTACTAATGTGGCTACCCCCGTCGCCGATGCCTATGCCGACTCTATTCCGCTGCTCGTCGTTAGCACCAGCTTACCGCGGGCATCGAAAGGTCATTTCCGGGGCGAGCTGCATGGATTGAAAAATCAGCTGGGCATGATGGAGGCGCTGGCAGGTTGGACTCGCGCTGTCGAGCGCGTAAAGGAGATTCCCGGCGCGCTCGCGGATGCTTTCCGCGTCATGCGTTCAGGACGTTCCCGCGGCGCTTACCTGGAAATTCCACTCGATCTCCTGGAAGCCCAGGCCGAGGTAGATATCCCTTCACCAACACCTTCTGAAGAAGAGCTACCTCGCCCCTCACACGAAGCAATTATAGCGGCAGCACGCATGCTAAGCGAGGCCGAGCATCCCTTAATTATTGCCGGCTCTGGCGTCACTTTTGCGCGCGCCAATGAGCAATTGGCCCAGTTAGCCGGGCTTCTCCAGGCACCCGTCCTGCTCGGTGCTAAGAGCCATGACGTATTGCCCAGCGATCATCCGCTTGTCATCCCATCGCGTGGCTATGTTCCGCGAGAATTACAGCCACTGGTTGAAAGCTCCGACGTCGTTCTGGTCGTCGGAAGCAAACTTGGAGCGCAGCGCACGAATGTCACAGTTCTTGAGGGCGGGAAACTGCGCACGCTGAGAACAAGCGATCTGGGTCTTCCACTGCCCGCCCAGCTAATCCATATCGATATTGATCCCTCTGAGATCGGGTTTAATTATCCAGCCAGAGTTGGCATCGCTGCCGACGCACGTCTCACACTCGAGGCACTACTTGCCGAACTCAGTAATTATCCTGTCAAAGCCATGCCGCGAGCGGATGAGATTGCGGAAATCAAGCAGGCATTGCTTATTCGCGCTCGCCGTGCCTATGGAGAGGCCGTCGCTCTACTTGATGGTGTGCGCGAGGGACTACCGCGGGATGGCATTGTCGTTACGGATATGACAATGCTGGGATACGCCAGCACCCAATACCTGCCTGTCTACGAACCCCGTACTTTCATACATGCCTCGGAACTCTGCGCGATAGGATGTGGCCTTCCCCTGGCGCTCGGTGCCCAGGCCGCAGCACCGGATAAGCCCGTTGTAGCGCTTTGTGGCGATGGCGGATTCCTGCTCAATGTGGGCGAGCTGGCAACCGCAGCGCAAGAACAACTACCGGTCGTGACGGTGATCTTCAACGACGCAACCTATACCGCTGTCAAGAGCGACCAGCACAGGCGCTTTGGCAGCCGCTACATTGCCACCGACCTGATCGCCCCCGACTATGTCGCGCTGGCCCAGGCCTTCCATCTTCGTGCGATGCGAGCAGAGGGTCCCGAAGCACTCAGAGATGCGATCAGCAAAGCTATACAGAATCCAGGCCCAACGTTGATCGAGGTACCTTTACCCATCAGAGAATGGTAGGGATAAGGAATCTCTAGTAAATGAGAACGTGCGTATACAGTTGCACAAAGTTATACAGCCAGCCAGCGTCGTTCTCAGACAGGTTGACGCAGCCATGCGAGCCATGAATGGAATATTGCGTGCCGCCGGGATCGAGGTGCGGGAAGTTTGTCCCCGGACCATATTCGGTGCGCCACCAGCTATCGTGCAAGAAGTAGCCATTGCTATGAAATTGCATGGCATAGTGGATCGGCGTCGGTGGATACCAGTATGGAGAAGATGGCGGCACATCAGCTTTAAATTCGGTCGGCGATTTTTTCCCCTCGACCCACCAGGTTCCCGGCGGTGTTGGCAGGTCCGGCTGCCCCGTCACAACCAGGAAGGCGTTGACCAGCTTCCCATTGTCATAGACACGCATGGCCTGCTCGATAATGGAAACTACCACGACCTTCGAGTGCATGTAGCCGTAGTGCTGCAACAATTGAATATCGCTCTGGTGTACCTGGTTGTAGGGCGTCTTGTCACTGTAGTCCTGCACCATCGCTTGAAAATTCGTCAGGTCCATGTTCAGGTCTTCGATGGCTTGCTGGTAGTCGTCCAGCGTCTGGGCCGAGTCTATTTCGCCTTGCAGCCATAAGGGGCCGGTAGCTCCAGTTGGCCCATACTGGTAGCCGAGTGGATACGTCGTATTATCATACGAATCGTGATATGTATGCTGTTTCCCAAAACTGGTCGCTTCCGATTGCAATTCTTTGAATAAGTCCATAGTCTCGGCCTTCATCGCCGGAATACGGATAGCAGCAACATGACCTTGCAGGGTATGTAATGCATGAGTATAAGCGCTGCTGCTGGTAGCGGATTGGAGCGCCTGCTGGTCGCTGCTATACTGCTGCTGGTAAGTGGTCACATCGCCATGATATTGCTGCATCAAGGCA includes these proteins:
- a CDS encoding thiamine pyrophosphate-binding protein, whose product is MKNKQNLTGAQAVIATLRAYDVDTIFGIPGVHTLPLYDAIRQEPGLRHILARHEQGAGFMADGYARISGRPGIVCTITGPGVTNVATPVADAYADSIPLLVVSTSLPRASKGHFRGELHGLKNQLGMMEALAGWTRAVERVKEIPGALADAFRVMRSGRSRGAYLEIPLDLLEAQAEVDIPSPTPSEEELPRPSHEAIIAAARMLSEAEHPLIIAGSGVTFARANEQLAQLAGLLQAPVLLGAKSHDVLPSDHPLVIPSRGYVPRELQPLVESSDVVLVVGSKLGAQRTNVTVLEGGKLRTLRTSDLGLPLPAQLIHIDIDPSEIGFNYPARVGIAADARLTLEALLAELSNYPVKAMPRADEIAEIKQALLIRARRAYGEAVALLDGVREGLPRDGIVVTDMTMLGYASTQYLPVYEPRTFIHASELCAIGCGLPLALGAQAAAPDKPVVALCGDGGFLLNVGELATAAQEQLPVVTVIFNDATYTAVKSDQHRRFGSRYIATDLIAPDYVALAQAFHLRAMRAEGPEALRDAISKAIQNPGPTLIEVPLPIREW
- a CDS encoding L,D-transpeptidase codes for the protein MKKASLCVLAGCFFLLSACSGTTTQNTTHASVNNSPTSIATPTISLTQQNEGNAELQTFQQWIALMQQYHGDVTTYQQQYSSDQQALQSATSSSAYTHALHTLQGHVAAIRIPAMKAETMDLFKELQSEATSFGKQHTYHDSYDNTTYPLGYQYGPTGATGPLWLQGEIDSAQTLDDYQQAIEDLNMDLTNFQAMVQDYSDKTPYNQVHQSDIQLLQHYGYMHSKVVVVSIIEQAMRVYDNGKLVNAFLVVTGQPDLPTPPGTWWVEGKKSPTEFKADVPPSSPYWYPPTPIHYAMQFHSNGYFLHDSWWRTEYGPGTNFPHLDPGGTQYSIHGSHGCVNLSENDAGWLYNFVQLYTHVLIY